The nucleotide sequence aatagccgagctctgtagttcccccatcatgaatcctgcttggagacgataggtaacttcttgatcttcatccatggcatctatccttttcaagtcggcctccatctcatcctccattgatggtccaaagtgataagcatcgctgtttgctcctggGCCTGGTGTTAGGTGAGACACTCGaatctccccgactgactcttgagaagacatcttgctcttaaaCTACAACaggaatagctcgaaacaaaaacagaggatatttgcgtgatacggtggtcaaaacctttgggagattatataatgaatttttaccaaccaaaatacgtgacgtgcaagaaaacggagtccgggaggcgcacaaggtggccacgagacaggggcacaCCCatgaagggtgggcgcgccctccaccctcgtggaggcctcgtgtccttcccgaattacttctttcttcctaaaattcttaaatattccaaaacggataaaaaatgccattagagttgttttggagtcggttgacttaccgtaccacatacctattccttttcggagtctgaaacattatggaaagtgtcccttatgtattcctctggggttacggtttcaataatattagtttcaacattgataggattacctgagatataatgtttgattctttgaccgttcaccaccctcggacttgtgccttcgaagttgttgatttttatggcaccggaatgatagacctcctcgataacgttaggaccttcccatttagaaagaagttttcctgcaaaaaatcttaaacgagagttgaataataacacataatcacctaagttaaattctcgcttttgtatccttttgtcatgccagcgtttaacattttctttgaatagcttggcattctcataggcttgggttctccgttcatcaagggagctaatatcaaataacctcttctcaccagcaagtttgaagtcatagttgagctctttaatagcccaatatgctttatgttcaagttctagaggtaagtgacatgcttttccataaaccatcttatacggagacatacccatatgatttttatatgcagttctataggccataatgcatcatcaagttttttggaccaattctttctagatctattcacagtcttttgcaaaattaatttgagctctctattgctcaactctacttgaccactagatcccgggtgataaggagatgcaattctatgattaacatcatacttagcaagcatcttatggaaagcaccatgaataaaatgtgaaccaccatcagtcgtaagatatctagggactccaaacctcggaaaaataacttctttaagcatcttaatagaggtgttatgatcagcactactagttgggatagcttctacccacttagtaacgtaatcaacagcaactaaaatatgtgcgtaaccattagaggcaggaaaaggtcccatataatcaaagccccaaacatcaaatgctttaataacaagagaataattcataggcatttcttgacgcctactaatattaccgattctttggcattcatcacaatataagacaaacttacgagcatctttgaagagagtaggccaataaaaaccggattgcaataccttatgtgcagttctatctccagcatggtgtcctccatatgattaaGAGTGAcccttgcgtaggatctgttcttgttcatgctcaggtacacaacatctaataacaccatctactccttctttataaaggtgtgggtcatcccagaagtaatgtcttaaatcataaaagaactttttcttttgttggtatgtgaaactaggtggtataaatttagcaacaatgtaattagcataatcagcataccaaggagcagtacgagaagcattaatgaccgctaattgttcatcaggaaagctatcatcaataggtagtgggtcatcaagaacattctctaacctagacaagttatctgcaacggggttcttagtccctttctatcaataatatgcaaatcaaattcttggaccaagagaacccatctaataagtctaggcttagcatctttttttccataagatatttaatagcagtatgatcattgtgaatagtaactttggaatcaacaatataaggtctgaacttatcacaagcaaacacaactgctaagaattctttttcagtggtagcataatttctctgggaagtatcaagagttttactagcatactggataacattcaatttcttatcaactctttgccctagaacagcacctacagcataataactagcatcacacacaatttcaaagggtaaattccaatcaggtggctgaacaataggtgcagtgatcaaagctttcttaagtatttcaaatgcttctacacaatcatcatcaaagacaaaaggaatatctttttgcaataaattagtcagaggcctagagattttagaaaagtccttaatgaacctcctataaaaaccggcatgaccaaggaaacttcttataccttttatgtccttgggagatggcatcttttcaatagcatcaactttagctttatcaacttcaatacctctctcggaaatcttatgccccaagacaatgccttcattaaccataaagtggcacttttcccaattcaacatgagactagtgtcttcgcatctctgcaaaactcgatcaaggttgctcaaccaatcatcaaaagaggatccataaacggagaaatcatccatgaatacctcacaaatattttcacaaaagtcagagaatatagccatcctgcatctttgaaaggtagcaagtgcattacataaaccaaaaggcatacgtctataagcaaaagtaccgaaagggcaagtaaaattagtttttgattgatcctcccctgacacaggtatttgagagaaaccagaataaccatctagaaagcaaaaatgtatgtgtttggatagtctttctagcatttgatcaataaaaggtaaagggtaatgatccttcttagtagctttattaaatttatggaaatcaattaccatcctataacctgtaataattctttacaggatcaattcatctttatcattaggaacaacagtaatacctccctttttaggaacgcaatggacaggacttacccaatcactatcagcaatgggataaattatacctgcctcaaggagctttagtatctcctatcttaccacttctttcatcttaggatttaaccgtcgttgagggtctctaactggtttggcatctttctccacatttattttgtgttggcatagagtgggactaatgcccttaagatcatccagagtatatccaatagcagcagggtgcttctttagagttttcaataatttttctacttcttgctctgaaaggttagcactaataataacaagatatattttcttttcatcaagataagcatacttaagattagcAGGTAATGTttgagctcaaacacaggatcacccttgggtggagggggatcccctaggatttcaacaggtaaattgtgtttcagaataggaccctgttgaaggaacatttcatctatttcccttctttcattcataaacatatcattttcatggtctagcaaatattgttctaacgggtcagtaggaggcacggcaatagaagcaagaccaataatctcatccttactaggtgattctttatcacggggttgtctatgaaacttagcaaaattaaactcatgagacatatcccctaagccaattgcaacaatatccttttcacaatcaatcctagcattaacagtattcaagaagggtctaccaaaaataatgggacaaaagtcatcttgtggggaacaaagaacaagaaaattagcagggtatttaaccttcccacacaagacttcgacatctctaacaatcccaactggtttaatggtgtccctattagcaagcttaatggtaacatcaatatcttctatttcagcgggtgcaatttcatgcataatttctttatataagtcatagggtattgcactagcactagcacccatatcacataagccatgataacaatgatctcctattttaacagaaataacaggcatgcctacaacaggtctatgtgtcttagcatctggtctaacaatattagcagtctcaccacaaaaataaataacatgcccatctaaattatcatccaagagatctttaaccatagcaatactaggttcaactttgatttgcttaggaggtgtataagtcctagtattactcttacgaacaacaattgaagttttagcatgatcctttatcctaataggaaaaggaggtttctcaacataagtagtaggaacaatagaatcattataagtgacagtcttttcttcaactgtaataggtacaactacttttacttcaatgggaggattatatttaaaccacttctccttagggagatcaacgtgagtagtaaaagattcacaaaaagtagctactatctcagagtcaagtccatacttagcgctaaatccacgaaaagtaccggtatccataaaagatttaacacaatcaaacttaggtgttatacctgactccttaccatcgtcggaaccccaatcttcagagttgcttttaattctttccaataagtcccacttgaattcagtagtcttcagcatataagaaccagcacaggaagtaccaagcatggtgcgatcattgggagaaagccgagcataaaagttttgaataatcatttctcttgagagctcatgattggggcatgaatataacattgacttaagccttccccaagcttgagcgatgctttctccttcgcgaggccagaaattatatatgtaattaccatcacgatgaacaagatgcataggatagaacttctggtgaaattccaacttcaatcgtttataatttcatgatcccgtatcatcacatagcctataccatgtcaatgcatgccccttcaaagataaaggtaagaccttactttttacaacatcatcgggaatacctgcaagcttaaataatccacaaacttcatccacaaagataaggtgtaaatcaggatgcaatgttccatctcctgcaaagggattagctagcagtttctctatcatacccgaaggaatctcaaagtaaatattttcagtaggttcagtaggttgaggagaaactatttgctcttctggtcggggtgaagatacccgaacaagcccctcaaaggattagtttccatagtgacaagtgacagaaaatttcagcacactatataaatgtttccttaccaagttccactcaccaaaggcgcttcactccccggcaacggcgccagaaaagagtcttgatcacccacaagtataggggatctatcatagtcctttcgataagtaagagtgtcgaacccaacgaggagcagaaggaaatgacaagcggttttcagtaaggttttctctgcaagcactgaaattgtaggtaacagatagttttgtgataagataaattgtaacgagtaacaagcaatgaaagtaaataaagtgcagcaaagtggcccaatcctttttgtagcaaaggacaagcatggataatttcttataatgagaaaagcgctcccgaggacacatgggaattatcgtcaagctagttttcatcacgctcatatgattcgcattcggtactttgataatttaatatgtgggtggaccagtgcttgggtactgcccttacttggacaagcatcccacttatgattaacccctattgcaagcatccgcaactacaaaagaagtattaaggtaaacctaaccacagcattagacatatggatccaaatcagccccttacgaagcaacgcataaactagggtttaagcttctgtcactctagcaacccatcatctacttattacttcccaatgccttcctctaggcccaaataatggtgaagtgtcatgtagtcgacgttcacataacaccactagaggaaagacaacatacatctcatcaaaatatcgaacgaataccaaattcacatgactaccaatagcaagacttcacccatgtcctcaggaacaaacgtaactactcacaaagcatattcatgttcataatcagaggagtaataatatgcattaaggatctgaacatatgatcttccaccaagtaaaccaattagcatcaactacaaggagtaatcaacactactagcaacccacaggtaccaatttgtggttttgatacaagattggatacaagagatgaactagggttttgagaggagatggtgctggtgaagatgttgatggagattgaaccctcccgataagaggatcgttggtgatgacgatggtgatgatttccccctcccggaggaaagtttccccgacagaacagctctgcaggagccctagattggttctgccaaggttctgtctcgtggcggtggagtttcgtctcgtaagcttgcctctgatttttttttccagggtaaaagccttcatatagcagaagatgggcaccgaagggccacaaggggcccaagagacaggggggcgcgcctagtaggggtgggtgcgccccccaccctcctggccagggtgttggccccctctggtgttttcttcgctcaataattcttattaattccaaaactgacttccgtggagtttcaggatttttggagctgtgcagaataggtttccaatatttgctccttttccagccagaattccagctgccggcattccccctcttcatggtaaaccttgtaaaataagagagaagagccataagtattgagacatagtgtgtaataacagcccataatgcaataaatattgatataaaagcatgatgcaaaatggacgtatcatccctcttcatgtaaaccttgtaaaataagagagaaaaggcataagtattgtatcatattgtgtaataatagcccataatgcaataaatatcaatataaaagcatgatgcaaaatggacgtatcaactcccgcaaacttagacctcacttgtcctcaagcgaaagccgaaatcgataatcatgtccacatgtttagagatagaggtgtcgttaaaaataaaatatggacatgaaggcatcatgatcatctttagaacaacaaaaTATATTGGCATATAATTTCTTATGCGAAGGTGAAAATTCATTCACAACATAAAGTATGAATCCAGAACtctattgagaaccaacaaactatgatatcagtcattgaagcaattgcaatttatcataacattggaaagagtcaatataagagcttgtctagcaaatccacatactcaatcatcttttagtctttcataattgctaacactcacgcggtacttatgagatcaaagcttcaaccggagatagagaaagataggggcttatagttttgcctcccgattatttacctcaagggtaatgtcaacaataataactcatgatcacctacatctgagtggatatatgtgtctagatctttccccaacacatgacGCTTGCCAAGACAAAAAGGTGAAATGTAGGAAGTGGTgtagatcaccatgactctttcatAAAGGTGCATActaaaaattaaaagataggcccttcgcagaggggggaagaggttatcatgcgcttttcggttggatgcacaaaaatcttaatgcaaaggaacgtcactttatattgccccttgtgataaatAACTTtcttatgcagtccgtcgcttttatttcttccgtatcacaagttcgtataaagcttattttcctcacactaatagatcatacatatttaaggagcaatttttattgcttgcaccgatgacaacttacttgaaggatcttactcaatccatgggtaggtATATTGaagtctcatggcaaaactgggttaaaggtgtttgggtgcacaagtagtatctctacttggtgctcaAGTTTTGGCTAGTGTGAGGTGGAAGAAAACgtcacatgttggaggatccatggcaatataacttctattcggaaataagcaaacataactcattatattgtcttccttgtccaacatcaacttcttagcatataatattttaatgagtgctcacaatcataaaagatgtccaagataatacatttatatgtgaacctctctttaaCAGATTGTTTAAATAGGTTATTTAGGTGGGGTGGGACCCAAAGGTCAGTGAGACATTTTAGTTAATTAATTTTAGTTTGACCCAAACTCCTAATTAGTGCATGGGGGTCCCATAGTCAGTGTGCTAGGGGTGGGTTATCTGCTAACTAAATGGCAGGCCCCAGCAGGGGATTTTGCACGCGCGCTTGGGCAGAGGGGTGCCGGCCACGGCGGCACTTGGCTGGCAGGCAGCGGCGGCAGTGGCCGTAGGCCACGGTGGCGCAGCGCCCGCAGCGGTAGCCGTCGCAGTAGAGCAGCACGAGGGGGAGCACGGGGCCAACAGCGGCAGTGTAGACCGTCGTGATCGGTGTAGGGAGGCAGCGCATGACGAGGATGACTCGGGCACGGGGAGCTCGGCGCAGAGGGCGCGCGGGGCACGGTGAGCGCGTGCTCACCGCGGGTGCGCTTGTGGGGTCGTCTAGCGTGCGGTGACCGCGAGCGAGGCGTGAGGCAGAgaaggggagaggcccagggcctcaccagcgttgatggggagagggggcgccgagGCTTGCTGGCGGCCGGCAGGGAAGAGGCCGAGGATGCGAGGTCCGGCGAGGGGGTCGAGGTGGCGTCCAACGCGGGGCAGGGCGTGGCGACGCCGGCGAagacggtggggcggctccggcgaggtggcgttCCGGCGACGGCGGGGTCGAGGCAGAGGAGCTTCGGTGAGGTTGCCCCGATGAACGGCGACGGCGGGAAGGTCCTCCAAGCAGTGGTGATGCGGCGCCGGCGTCGAGCAGGTCGGGCGGCGGGGACCGACGtcgagccccgatccagatctggatcggggggaggggaacgaacgagtgggggggagtggtggtcgtggggctagggttcggtgcccCCAGGTGGTATAGGCCAGGGGCTGGGCCGGCCGGTTgctggcctggtggccagctgggttACAGCCCAGCAGGGGGGTCTTTTTATGTCTTTTGGTTTTTGTTTATTTGTGTGTTTTTTCTttttacttattttccttttctgttttaccTTAGTTTTTGATTTAGTATAGTCTTATAAAATACTTTATTTAACTCCTAAATTAGTGTCATGGTCTAGCcctctgccacaaaaaggttggggccccaaataaaatagtttaacaaTTTAATATTTACAAAAGGCACTAATTTAATTGTTATAACCAATGTTTTAGTTATTCTGGAGCATTTGCATATTTTATACAAATGTGGCTTCAtcaccataattacttatgcattatatgtcacctctcgaacattttagttttaatgtttgaaaaacttttgatgtttgcctttacttcaaatttgaatttgaatcggttctcaactaacgcgagattagcaatagggatcatggtgacgtggcatcattagcagggtatTACTGTAGCTTAGTTATCCAGGCGTCACAGGGCTGGTAGCGCGCATTAACAGGTTGAAATGATACAAAACACTACAATTATACAAATCCTAAATCATTGAATGATCCAACCGAGACTTCGTGAAGTCTCCGTCGGCTGGGATTTAgccaaaagaaaaaagataaattATCAAAACaatataaaaaaagaatactaTTTCTAGAAAATAAAAGATACAAAAGCACAAAAATACATGAGAAAATGaaaaataggaaggaaaaacaaacaTATAGAATagagtaatttttttaagaaactaGATAAGAGTAAATAGAAATTGtagaacaaataaaaataaaaatggcagcCCAACAAAAAAGAAAAGACCGACTAACAAGGGAAAGACCAACAAGCCCCTGGCCAGACCCCCGTAACGTGAACCCCAGCCACGACAAAAAAACAGCGAATCAACCTgtgtgtggttggatggttagaaagactgtggtatccccagcccatcagaaATACGGTAAAAAGATAGGAAAATTCTTGATTATTCAACGTCGGATCGAAACAGTTGGAATTTTATCTATCCTTCTATTTTTTAAGATAATTCAGATTTGTTGGCAAAAAAAGCGAAGAAATAGGTTTGTCATTCCATTACAATATCATCAAGAACAAGAGAAAGAACTAATATCCTATTTTGGGACTTCGATTAAAATCTCGACGCTctgttcgacgacgaggtgcctacggtgacttcataaatttcaagatgatagccggctcagtctttcgaaggtgctcatacggATATGGGATGCATGTGTGCGTTTATAGAGGTGAGTGTATCCACATGTATATGAGGGTTTGCGTCTACTGTGTTAAAAAAAGCCACGATAGAAAAAACAAATGCAAACGAGCCCATCCCCAGGCGTTGTGGGCTGTTCACACGAAACGTAAAAGTGCACATATCTTATAGCAGCAAAGAAATCTAATGGCCAGCGCAGTCGACTGGGAGACTTGACAGACTGAGTTTTAGCTTGCCTGTTTCAATAAAGCTAGCTATCAAGGCCTTTCCAACAACAAAAAACCACTGGATGAATTgtacagaagaaaaaaaatcagtAGAAATAACTCGACCTGACGCACACTATTAGGGAGTGTACCAGATTCCGTTCAAGAAAAATCAAAACAACAAGCAAAATCAAAGCAAATCAGCAAACCAACGCAAGcaaccacaaaacaaaacatgtagTACGAAATACCCACATTTACCATGTACTCCCTcggtccgaaaatacttgtcgcataaatggataaagatgggtgtatctagaactaaaatatgtctagccATTTCGCTGACAAGTATTTCACCACGGAGGGAGTATTCAAAAGGGTTTCTGTCATGAACAATTCAGAGCTCAGCACACAACAAGTCCATCTATAGAGaattccaagatgcgcaccagagGGTGGCCTCCTCCTAGTGGAGGCGCACAGTATCTAAGGAATTGCATAATCTGAGCAGTAATTCACCGCAGGGGCTGCTGATTATAGTGGTTCTTGTCTTTCTTCTTCGCTGCCACAAGCTTTGCTCTCCTAGCGGCCGCCTCAGATGCTGCAATCTTTGCTACTGCGTCCATCTCTTTGCTCGATTTCTTTTTCTTCATTGAtgctactttctttatgcgctccTTGACATCCACTGAAGCAACATCTTCATCAGGTTCTACACCAGCAGCATTGTCGACCACATTGTTCTGATCCAGTGTTTCTTCTGCCTCCTTTGAAGACTTGTCTTTCTTAGCTTTCTTCTTCTTGGAGGTCTTACTCTCCAGAGGAGCGGATGCATCTTCCTTTTTCCCTGCTTCAGCAGCCTGGCCCATACCTTCCTTGTCTGCAAAATATGCTCAACATGTGAACACAATGCTTAATAAACCTTCAGAATCACCGTCTTCAGGCCTTACAAAAGAAGTCACAAAATATTAACAGCATAACAGTTACCAATATAAAAACATATCTAGGTATGCTCAATTTTCACAGAATGTTTCTTCTGGAAAAATTTAATGGCAAGAAGAAGATATTTTTACttaccatttgtttcatcttgagtAGCATTACTTGATTCATGTGAAATTCCCAACTCAGCCAATACAGCATCAAGCTCTTCCAACTCCTTTTTCTTTAACTCCTTGGAGAGCTGTCTTTCGGTATCTTTAGGAGGTACTAGTGGAGCTACAGCTTTCTGAACTGCCGGCTCAGAAGGGACAGCATCTCCTGCTTCATGTTCATCCTCAGCAGCAGCATCAACCTCATCATCAAGGCTATCATCTTCACTCTCAATTTCCTGCAGTATACAATTGGCATATGGAGAGTTAACACTTAACACTACAAAATATAAAGGGCACATACTATATTGTACTTCAGAGCAGTAGATGTTTTGTGTGATCCCATTCAATTTGACCTGAAATCTAAAAAAATTCTCGAATGTAGGAGCAGCACTCCCAATTTCACTCATCATGAAACCTAGAATCTAAAGCTAACACCGCAAGATATGGAGGAAGCTAAATAAAACAGATCAATTGAAGTACTTTTTCTGTTTTCAGGTAGTTGAAATTGCTCACAAATCACAATAACATGACCTTGAATTCAGATTTTTCCGGAGGTACAGCCCAGTAAAGTCGCTTCTTCTGATACTAAGAGTATTCTACAAGTCAACATGTACAAAATAGACTTACTAAGTAATAACCCCATAGAATCACTGTATCCATATAAAGATAAAGAGGAATATCTTATACAACAAAAATCCAGTTCTGTAGAACTTATTAAAACTTAAATAAAGATGCAGGATGCCGTCCACAGCACAAGTCAACATCATGTACGAATGATCCCATGTCACAATTGAGTCAGGCAGAGCAGGGAATTTGCCAAGCCCCGGACCGGGTACTGGGCCATTGTGGGCTACGATGAAATATATCCTTGATTAGACTCACGGTAAAAAAAAACTGGGCTTAAATTCCTAGAATTGCCTCTGCCCAGTGCATATCTCGCCTAAGCACACTTTAAGCTTAAGGTCAGGCATTCTGCTAACACCTAGCGCCTAGGCACAAGCTTAAGCACACACCTAGCAGCCCTTCCCTTTTTTTATCATTGGTTGGACCCAAAACCAGAAGCAAATGCTAAAGGAAAAAAAATAAGCCATGGCTGCCGGCATTGTTTCCCGACCATGAGTGACAATTGCTTACAGTTTTTTTTTCACCCTGTTTCCTTTAATTCAAAGGAAGGCAGAACACCAGCTAGATTTCTGGAGTAAATAAAATGAGAATAAGTAAGACCAAATCTGGAAAGAAAACAAATGTATCATTTTGAGCTAGAACCTAGGAATAACTATGGCCAGACACCCCTTATCAATCAAAAAATCACACATGCCCAAAAACGCTTCTATGGCACATACCCAAACAGGCAAGTGGTAGTAATGCCACCATCCAAATATATATGTAGATTCCACCTGATTACAGAAGGACTCTGACATCAGTATTATTTGATATGGGTCATTTAGTAGTTCAATTATACAACCTAGTTGTTTCCCACTTAATTATTTGCAGTATTGTTTGTCTGATTCCATATGAAGAGTATGCTGAAGGCATACACCGAATGTAGGCACGTGATTCCGTGCTAATTATGCCAGGTAAATCCTCACACATCCAAATCTATCTTTAACTTCAACCTGATTGCCCAAAGACTGTTAGCCTAACATAAATATTCTTTGAAATATGCCACTAGTAAGTTGTACTCAGTTCTCTTATTGCAGTCAGGACATATGTTTTTTTTAACTTAATTATTTGCATTATTGTTCTTCCCGATTCAATACAGGCTAGGCCAGCAAGCATTATACTATCGGTGCCACCAATATCAAGTACGCCATAAATAAACTAATTCTAGTTACATATCGCCATATCCTCACACGTCAAATACCCGTGCAATAAC is from Triticum aestivum cultivar Chinese Spring chromosome 1B, IWGSC CS RefSeq v2.1, whole genome shotgun sequence and encodes:
- the LOC123114918 gene encoding RNA polymerase-associated protein LEO1-like; this encodes MAGGGNRRGAGAEELRIGSGNVFAALETLKKKKPAAAEKKQAPVVEKPEVFSTPAPLTAKSWADVEDDDDDDYFATTAPLCPVREAQGDDADAGHEDDKEHSALEQEIESEDDSLDDEVDAAAEDEHEAGDAVPSEPAVQKAVAPLVPPKDTERQLSKELKKKELEELDAVLAELGISHESSNATQDETNDKEGMGQAAEAGKKEDASAPLESKTSKKKKAKKDKSSKEAEETLDQNNVVDNAAGVEPDEDVASVDVKERIKKVASMKKKKSSKEMDAVAKIAASEAAARRAKLVAAKKKDKNHYNQQPLR